The window CTTCCTGTGAAAACTCTACCGTCCGCTATTTCTCTAAGTTTTTGCTCGCTTATCTTCTTTGAACGGTATTTCAATATGGCTTGGAGAAACTGCTCGTAAGCGTCCTCTATGGTCTTTTGGAGGTATTCCTTCTCCTCTGGCGTGAGGTCTCTAAAAGGAGACAAGGTGTCTTTAAACTTTCCCGTCTTTATGGCAGTTGTCCTTATGCCGAGTTTTTCAAGTAGGTCCTTTATCTCTGTGTGTTGGACTATCACACCTATACTTCCCGTTATAGTCCCTGGGTTGGCAAAGATAAGGTCTGCGGGGGCGGAGATATAGTAGCCTCCAGAGGCAGCCACATTTCCCATGGAGACCACAAGGGGCTTTCCAGAGCTTTTAAAGTCCTCAAGGGCTCTGTATATTTCCTGAGAGGCTCCCACCGAACCGCCGGGGCTGTCTACCCTGAGAACGAGGGCTTTGACGCTTTTGTCCTCCTTTGCCTTTTGTATCTTTGAAACTATCCTATCTGGCTCAATTATGGCACCCTTTACCTTTATGACCGCTACCTTGTCTCCCACTGGAAGCCTTGAAAGAAGTGAACCCAAAAAGCCAAGCACCATAACTATTATGCCAAAAAGCAAAAGCCTTTTAAGCCACTTTTTCATGCCTTGCCTCCCTATAGAGCCAAAGGGCTAAGGCTATGGAGGTAGCTATCATAAGCAGGGCAACGAGCTGATTCCACGTGAGACCTATGCCACTTATGGGAGGCGTCACCCCTCTGAAAAACTCAAGGAAAAACCTAAGGACGCCATACAGAAGCATATAAAGGGAAAAGACAAAGCCGTCAAAGGGCTTTCTCCTATAGGCGAAGAGAAGAACTAAGAAGATAGCCATTAAACCCATAAACTCCATAAGCTGAGTGGGATAAAGAGGCATATAGGGAGGTGCTACCGCACCGGGAGGGAAGACCACATAAAAGAAGGGAAACTTGTCTGAAAAGTGTATACCCGGAAGCACAGAGCCATCAAGGGGAAAGGGCTTTCCATAACAGCACCCCGCAGAAGTGCATCCGAGCCTTCCAATAGCGTGGGCTATGCTAAGGGCAACCACTGCCATGTCTGCAGTCTTCCAAAAGGGCAGGCGATATTTTATTATGCCAATGATCGCACCCACCACTCCGCCTGCAAGACCACCAAAGAAGTTCATACCTCCGTTCCATATGGCAAAGATATCCGTAAGGCTTTGGACATGCTCGGGATGTTCTATCACATAGGAAAGCCTTCCACCGAAGATGCCAAGCAGGAGGGCAAGCAAAAGGGTGTTTTCCACATGGTTTGGGTTTATGCCTTCCTTCTTTGCAAACCTAAGCACCAGCCAGTAAGCAATAAGGGCACCAAGGGCTACAAGCACCCCGTAGGTGTATATCTTAATTCCAAAAATCTCTATAAGCACGGGATACATGGCTAAAATTTTAAACTATCCACCGTGAGGGTAAGGGTTATACCTTCTGTCTGAACCCTTATGGCTCTGGCAAAGCCTTCCTTTGACCACTCAAGGTAGTTAAGGGTAAGTTTCCTATCCCTTTTAGTGTCATAAAACTCTGCCAAGGCAAGCCTTCCATCCTTGAAAACATACCTTGACCTAAACACTCCATCGTCCCTTTCAAAGGAAACTCCAGAACGGGAACAAACCATCTTCTCATCACCCCTTAGCACCGTGCCAAATATCACACCATCTGGACTTATAGGTAAGTCTATACAAGCACCCGCCACGCACAGGTTGTTAAGAGAAATCTCTCCAGTCCTACCTTCACCGCTTATGAGAAACTTACCCTCAGACTTTTGGACCCTTATGGGAATTCTCAAAAGACCATACCTAAGGGAAAGGTCTGCGGTATAGGAGTTGGGGGATTTATACTCCGAGTAATTTCTTTTGACCTCCTCTCCCTCAGGACAGACAAGAGGAGCACAAGAGGATAAAAGCAAGGAAAGCAAAAGCAGTCTTTTCATAGCTCCCTCCTTACTCTAACCGCATAGTAGTGGGCAAAGAGCCCTTCCGCCTTTGCTATGCTTTCCGCATAGTCCGCCACCCTTTCAAAACCCTCCTTAGAAAGGTATATCACAGAGCTTTTCTTTAGAAAGTGATAGACTCCAAGAGGTGAGAAAAACCTCGCAGTCCCTCCTGTGGGTAGGGTATGGTTTGGTCCAAGCACATAATCTCCCAGAGGCTCTGTTGCATACTTGCCAAGAAAAACCGCACCCGCATGCTTTATGTAAGGAAGCAGAGCAAAAGGCTCTTCTGTAAGCACCTCAAGATGCTCTGGTGCTATGTAGTTTGCCACCTCACAGGCTTTGTATAGGTCTTCCACAAGGAATATGGTTCCAAACCTCTCTATGGACTTCTGGGCTATCTCCCTTCTTGGAAAGTCTTCAAGGAGCTTTTCCACCCATTGGGAGACCTCCCTTGCGTATTCTTCGTCGGTGGTTATCATAAAAGCTCCCGCCAGCTCGTCGTGCTCCGCCTGAGAGAGAAGGTCAGAGGCAGTCCACTTGGGGTCTACACTACCGTCCGCTATTATGAGTATCTCAGAGGGTCCCGCTATCATGTCTATGTCCACCACGCCGTAGAGGAGCTTTTTGGCAAGAGCTACGAATATGTTTCCAGGACCTACTATCTTATCTACCTTGGGGAGGGTTTCCGTTCCAAAGGCAAGCCCTGCAACAGCTTGAGCACCACCAATCTGGTATACCCTGCTTACACCTGCTATAAAGGCGGAAGCAAGGGTATAGGGGTTAGGCTTTGGAGAGACCATAATAACCTCTTCCACACCCGCCACCACCGCAGGCACTGCGTTCATTAGCACGGTAGAGGGATATGCCGCCTTCCCACCAGGCACATATATACCCACCCTCTCAAGGGGTAAGACCCTATTGCCAAGGACAATACCCTCCTCTTCTGTGAAAAAGCTCCTCTCTAACTGCCTTTCGTGAAACCTCCTTATCCTCTCATGAGCTACCTCAAGGGCGGACCTTACATCCTCCTCTATCTCGTTATAAGCCCTCTCAAGCTCCTCGTAAGGGACTTCCATAGTCTCAGAAGTGAGCTCAAGACCATCAAACCTCTTTGTGTATTCTATGATAGCCTTATCACCCTCTTTTTGGACTCTTTGGATTATCTCCTTTACCACATGCTCGTATTCCTCTGTAAGCACCTGCCCTCTGTTTCTTACAAAGTTTAGCCTCTCGTTAAACCTCCAAGCGGAGTTTCTCAAATCCTCTATACGCATAGTATAATAAGCATAACATGAGAGCGGTTATTCTTGAAAACTTTGGTGGAGTGGAGAACCTAAGGCTTGTGGAGGACTTTCCCAAGCCTCAGATAAAAGAGGATGAGGTTCTCATAAGGGTTAAGGCGGTAGCCCTAAACCACCTTGATATATGGGTAAGAACTGGAGCACTTGCCATAAAGCCAGAGCTCCCTCACATACTTGGCTCAGACATAAGCGGGGTGGTGGAAAAGGTGGGAAGCCTTGTAAGGGACATAAAAGAGGGTGATGAGGTGGTGGTGGCACCGGGGCTTTCCTGTGGTGTGTGTTATGAATGCCAGTCTGGTCAGGACAATCACTGCAGGCATTACGACATTATAGGTCTTAGGTCAAAGGGAGGCTACGCCCAGTATATAAGCGTCCCAGCAAGGAATGTGATAAAAAAGCCAAAGAACCTCAGCTTTGAAGAGGCAAGTAGCTATCCTCTCACCTTTTTGACTGTGTGGAACGCTCTGGTTAACAAAGCCCACATAAAGCCTTACCACAGAGTGCTCATATGGGGAGGCTCCTCTGGTGTGGGAGTGGCAGGCATCCAGCTTGCAAAACTCTTTGGAGCTTTTGTTATAGCCACCGTAGGCTCAGAGGAGAAAGCCAAAAGATGCCTTGAGCTTGGTGCGGATATGGTCATAAACCACTACCAAGAGGATGTGGTCAAAAGGGTCAGAGAGCTTTTTAAGGAAGGAGTAGACATAGTGGTAGACCATGTGGGAACGCAAACCTTTTGGAAAAGCGTGGAGTGTCTAAAAAGAGGTGGAAAGTTGGTCTTTTTTGGCACTACCACAGGCTCACAGGCACAGATAGACATAAGATATATCTTTGTGCGTGAAATAGAGCTACTTGGCGTTTATATGGGTCCAAG of the Aquificaceae bacterium genome contains:
- the sppA gene encoding signal peptide peptidase SppA, with protein sequence MKKWLKRLLLFGIIVMVLGFLGSLLSRLPVGDKVAVIKVKGAIIEPDRIVSKIQKAKEDKSVKALVLRVDSPGGSVGASQEIYRALEDFKSSGKPLVVSMGNVAASGGYYISAPADLIFANPGTITGSIGVIVQHTEIKDLLEKLGIRTTAIKTGKFKDTLSPFRDLTPEEKEYLQKTIEDAYEQFLQAILKYRSKKISEQKLREIADGRVFTGRVAKELGLVDELGNLQDAINRAKQMAGVPEARVFYMEDRRGFIRKLME
- the lgt gene encoding prolipoprotein diacylglyceryl transferase, with protein sequence MYPVLIEIFGIKIYTYGVLVALGALIAYWLVLRFAKKEGINPNHVENTLLLALLLGIFGGRLSYVIEHPEHVQSLTDIFAIWNGGMNFFGGLAGGVVGAIIGIIKYRLPFWKTADMAVVALSIAHAIGRLGCTSAGCCYGKPFPLDGSVLPGIHFSDKFPFFYVVFPPGAVAPPYMPLYPTQLMEFMGLMAIFLVLLFAYRRKPFDGFVFSLYMLLYGVLRFFLEFFRGVTPPISGIGLTWNQLVALLMIATSIALALWLYREARHEKVA
- the hisD gene encoding histidinol dehydrogenase gives rise to the protein MRIEDLRNSAWRFNERLNFVRNRGQVLTEEYEHVVKEIIQRVQKEGDKAIIEYTKRFDGLELTSETMEVPYEELERAYNEIEEDVRSALEVAHERIRRFHERQLERSFFTEEEGIVLGNRVLPLERVGIYVPGGKAAYPSTVLMNAVPAVVAGVEEVIMVSPKPNPYTLASAFIAGVSRVYQIGGAQAVAGLAFGTETLPKVDKIVGPGNIFVALAKKLLYGVVDIDMIAGPSEILIIADGSVDPKWTASDLLSQAEHDELAGAFMITTDEEYAREVSQWVEKLLEDFPRREIAQKSIERFGTIFLVEDLYKACEVANYIAPEHLEVLTEEPFALLPYIKHAGAVFLGKYATEPLGDYVLGPNHTLPTGGTARFFSPLGVYHFLKKSSVIYLSKEGFERVADYAESIAKAEGLFAHYYAVRVRREL
- a CDS encoding zinc-binding dehydrogenase, which codes for MRAVILENFGGVENLRLVEDFPKPQIKEDEVLIRVKAVALNHLDIWVRTGALAIKPELPHILGSDISGVVEKVGSLVRDIKEGDEVVVAPGLSCGVCYECQSGQDNHCRHYDIIGLRSKGGYAQYISVPARNVIKKPKNLSFEEASSYPLTFLTVWNALVNKAHIKPYHRVLIWGGSSGVGVAGIQLAKLFGAFVIATVGSEEKAKRCLELGADMVINHYQEDVVKRVRELFKEGVDIVVDHVGTQTFWKSVECLKRGGKLVFFGTTTGSQAQIDIRYIFVREIELLGVYMGPRADLFKITELFERGLLKPVVDKVFPLEEAQEAHRYLEESRHFGKVVLKV